The following coding sequences are from one Arcobacter nitrofigilis DSM 7299 window:
- a CDS encoding TetR/AcrR family transcriptional regulator → MRKEDWMDSSLKLVSKHGVDILKIDSLCKKLKVTKGSFYHHFKSHKIFIEEILEYWYKTFTMDIIEKSKQFENNPLKQMELLNNTIYSKDLNIEIEFRAWGLRNELVLPYMEKIDKERILILRNIQDKLNPNLDEKINEEMTLLIYCKFLGTLFIQPRLSSTRNKELDDFLLNLVLSSK, encoded by the coding sequence ATGAGAAAAGAAGATTGGATGGACTCATCTTTGAAATTAGTTTCAAAACATGGTGTTGATATATTAAAAATCGATTCGCTCTGTAAAAAATTAAAAGTTACTAAAGGCTCTTTTTATCATCATTTTAAAAGTCACAAAATATTTATTGAAGAGATTTTAGAGTATTGGTACAAAACTTTTACAATGGATATTATTGAGAAAAGTAAACAATTTGAAAATAATCCTCTAAAACAAATGGAGTTACTAAATAATACCATATATTCAAAAGACCTAAATATTGAAATCGAATTTAGAGCTTGGGGTCTTAGAAATGAACTTGTTTTACCATATATGGAAAAGATTGATAAAGAACGAATTTTAATACTAAGAAATATTCAAGATAAACTTAATCCTAATCTTGATGAAAAAATAAATGAAGAAATGACTTTGTTAATTTATTGTAAATTTCTTGGTACCTTATTTATTCAACCAAGATTATCAAGTACTAGAAATAAAGAACTTGACGATTTCTTATTAAATTTAGTACTTTCTAGCAAATAA
- a CDS encoding DUF6463 family protein has product MKRWISKWLIFVSTGHTIVGFLLFGNIYMQMFLNGLFKTVNSPSTAAAAWFLLFGFLLFIVSFLILIIEKDDALEVPNSIGIALFILTTLGVILMPASGFWLVYPAAIGIILKNKKQRFN; this is encoded by the coding sequence ATGAAAAGATGGATTAGTAAATGGTTAATATTTGTATCAACAGGTCATACTATTGTTGGGTTTTTGTTATTTGGAAATATTTATATGCAAATGTTTTTAAATGGATTATTTAAAACAGTTAATTCTCCAAGTACTGCTGCTGCAGCATGGTTTTTACTTTTTGGATTTTTGTTGTTTATCGTAAGTTTTCTTATCTTAATTATAGAAAAGGATGATGCATTAGAAGTTCCAAACTCAATAGGAATAGCACTTTTTATATTAACTACACTTGGAGTAATATTGATGCCTGCTTCTGGGTTTTGGTTAGTATATCCTGCTGCAATTGGTATTATATTAAAAAACAAAAAACAAAGATTTAACTAG
- a CDS encoding TAXI family TRAP transporter solute-binding subunit, which yields MFKNSILKKLLATSVMTAAMLTGANAAESKYVIATASTGGTYYPVGVGIATIASLKLAKDHKVTFSAITSAGSNENIDMLEKGEVNFAILQGLFGSMAWQGKGQYKGHPKKNLRSISMLWQNVEQFTIKSKYAKTGNIKDMKNLYGERFSIGGRSSGSRVSSETILESLGIDFNKMDLQYLGYSPSSTALQDGKVQGMTTPSGPPTSAVTNAFASIGNDNIRVLDFSKDDLAKIDANYPVWTPFTIKAGTYPGQTKDIHTIAQPNLLVVTKDTPEEVVYLLTKTIYENLPFLNSVHKATLAMSLQKAIDGLPMPLHKGAAKYYREQGIKIPDSLIDN from the coding sequence ATGTTTAAAAATTCGATTTTAAAAAAATTGTTGGCAACTTCAGTAATGACTGCAGCAATGTTAACAGGTGCAAATGCAGCTGAGAGTAAGTATGTGATTGCAACAGCAAGTACAGGGGGGACTTATTATCCAGTTGGTGTAGGTATTGCTACAATTGCTTCACTTAAATTAGCAAAAGATCATAAAGTTACGTTTTCTGCAATTACAAGTGCTGGAAGTAATGAAAATATTGATATGCTTGAAAAGGGTGAAGTTAACTTTGCTATTTTACAAGGACTATTTGGTTCAATGGCTTGGCAAGGGAAAGGTCAATATAAAGGTCATCCTAAAAAGAACTTAAGATCTATATCTATGTTATGGCAAAATGTTGAGCAATTTACAATAAAAAGTAAATATGCAAAAACTGGTAATATAAAAGATATGAAAAATCTTTATGGTGAGAGATTCTCTATTGGTGGAAGAAGTTCAGGTTCAAGAGTTTCATCAGAGACTATATTAGAATCACTAGGAATTGATTTCAATAAAATGGACTTACAATATTTAGGATATAGTCCAAGTTCTACTGCGCTTCAAGATGGAAAAGTACAAGGTATGACAACACCATCAGGACCTCCAACATCAGCTGTTACAAATGCTTTTGCTTCAATTGGAAATGATAACATAAGAGTATTAGATTTCTCAAAAGATGATTTAGCAAAAATTGATGCAAATTATCCTGTTTGGACTCCATTTACTATAAAAGCTGGAACTTATCCTGGACAAACAAAAGATATTCATACAATAGCTCAACCAAATTTACTTGTTGTTACAAAAGATACACCAGAAGAAGTTGTTTATTTATTAACTAAAACAATTTATGAAAATCTACCATTTTTAAATAGTGTACATAAAGCAACACTTGCTATGTCTTTACAAAAAGCAATAGATGGGTTACCAATGCCACTTCATAAAGGTGCTGCAAAATACTACAGAGAACAAGGTATTAAAATACCAGATTCTTTAATCGATAACTAA
- a CDS encoding TRAP transporter permease produces MIKIKYFKEITFAYAILISLFHFYINIWGGISDLWFNSAHFALLGSLGFLTYEASKGEDRVSILNIILAILSLSTFVYMMLFEESLYSVAHSQMRLSDIIVVSMTIILAIELVRRYTGYIIPALIILSISYVLFLGQYFEGVFAFGGMDFDRFLYRMFYTGEGLFGPIATISSTYVFMFILFAAFLLKSGAGDFIVDVSNAVAGKYTGGTGHVAVFSSALMGTISGSAVANTVSTGSITIPMMKRAGFKGTFAAAVEAAASTGGQIMPPIMGAGAFIMAQITHIPFVTIISVSVLPAILYFASISFYIHIHAKENNIKGEDNNIKVLPLLREGFHFFIPIIVLVGLLIYGYSPTYAASIAIVTIIFASYLTKNKRMGLKEILEALALGSQNMVVTGILLVSVGIIVGVINISGIGITFSQLIMAWSGNSLLIAIILIAIASLILGMGLPVTASYVVLSVLSAPALVGLMLTPAMATLVNAGVQIPEAAMYLLSAHLIIFWLSQDSNLTPPVCLAAFAAAAIAKTPPMQTGLVSWKIGKGMYIIPLLFAFTPLINGDWFERFEVFIFAFFGILSFSIVMEGFWDKKMMILERVVFAVATILLLTEDEAYHFESFFGIVQTTHIAGFIIFVVSMILHKKLFKEQKTYESANLN; encoded by the coding sequence ATGATAAAAATAAAATACTTTAAAGAAATAACATTTGCTTATGCCATATTAATTTCACTTTTTCACTTCTATATTAATATTTGGGGTGGGATTAGTGACTTGTGGTTTAATTCAGCCCACTTTGCACTTTTAGGATCACTTGGTTTCTTAACTTATGAAGCTAGTAAAGGTGAAGATAGAGTAAGTATCTTAAATATTATTCTTGCTATCTTATCTCTCAGTACATTTGTATATATGATGTTATTTGAAGAGAGTTTATATTCAGTTGCTCACTCTCAAATGAGATTGAGTGATATTATAGTTGTTTCTATGACAATAATTTTAGCAATAGAGTTAGTTAGAAGATATACAGGGTATATTATTCCAGCTCTTATAATACTAAGTATTTCTTATGTGTTATTCTTGGGGCAATATTTTGAAGGTGTTTTTGCCTTTGGGGGAATGGATTTTGATAGATTTTTATATAGAATGTTTTATACAGGTGAGGGATTATTTGGTCCAATAGCCACTATTTCTTCAACATATGTATTTATGTTTATTCTATTTGCTGCTTTTTTATTGAAATCGGGAGCAGGGGACTTTATCGTAGATGTTTCAAATGCAGTTGCAGGTAAATATACAGGTGGAACAGGTCATGTTGCAGTATTTTCTTCTGCACTTATGGGAACTATTTCAGGAAGTGCTGTTGCAAATACAGTGTCAACGGGATCAATTACAATTCCTATGATGAAAAGAGCAGGCTTTAAAGGGACTTTTGCAGCAGCAGTTGAAGCAGCAGCAAGTACCGGTGGACAAATTATGCCTCCGATTATGGGAGCAGGAGCTTTTATTATGGCTCAAATTACCCATATACCATTTGTAACTATTATCTCTGTATCAGTATTACCTGCGATTTTATATTTTGCATCTATCTCTTTTTATATCCATATTCATGCAAAAGAGAATAATATAAAAGGTGAAGATAATAATATTAAAGTTCTACCATTATTAAGAGAAGGTTTTCATTTTTTTATTCCGATTATAGTATTAGTTGGACTTTTGATTTATGGATATTCTCCAACTTATGCAGCATCAATTGCAATTGTTACTATTATTTTTGCTTCATATTTAACAAAAAATAAAAGAATGGGACTAAAAGAGATATTAGAAGCCCTTGCACTTGGTAGTCAAAACATGGTAGTAACTGGAATATTATTAGTCTCTGTTGGTATTATAGTTGGTGTTATTAATATATCTGGAATTGGAATCACTTTTTCTCAACTTATTATGGCATGGTCAGGAAACTCTTTACTTATAGCTATTATATTAATCGCAATAGCTTCACTTATTTTGGGTATGGGATTACCTGTTACTGCATCATATGTAGTATTGTCAGTTTTAAGTGCACCTGCTCTTGTTGGTCTTATGTTAACTCCTGCTATGGCAACACTTGTTAATGCTGGAGTTCAAATCCCAGAAGCTGCAATGTACTTATTGTCAGCACATTTAATTATTTTTTGGTTATCTCAAGATTCAAATCTTACTCCACCTGTTTGTTTAGCAGCATTTGCAGCAGCAGCTATTGCAAAAACTCCTCCAATGCAAACTGGACTTGTGTCTTGGAAAATAGGTAAAGGTATGTATATTATTCCTTTATTATTTGCTTTTACTCCTCTTATAAATGGGGATTGGTTCGAGAGATTTGAAGTATTTATTTTCGCTTTCTTTGGAATTTTATCTTTTTCTATTGTTATGGAAGGTTTTTGGGATAAAAAGATGATGATTTTAGAAAGAGTTGTATTTGCAGTTGCAACAATTTTATTATTAACAGAAGATGAAGCTTATCATTTTGAGTCATTTTTTGGCATAGTACAAACTACGCATATTGCAGGATTTATTATCTTTGTTGTTTCTATGATATTACATAAAAAATTGTTTAAAGAACAAAAAACTTATGAATCAGCTAATTTGAATTGA